The Musa acuminata AAA Group cultivar baxijiao chromosome BXJ2-5, Cavendish_Baxijiao_AAA, whole genome shotgun sequence genomic interval TTCGAGGAGGAGAAGCGTTTGAGGGAAATAGAGGAAGGTAAGTACCGCACCGGTCGAAGAGGAGGGCGAGGAGGGAGAGGACGAGAGCGGAGAGGAGCTGCTGGTAGGCGACGAGGACGGTGGCGCTGACGCCCGCGGAGGGGGCGAGGACGGACCGCAGGATAACCAAGAAGCCGGCAAGGCAGAATTGAGTCATGGTCATCACGAGgtagggcgccgccgcctccatcTTTTGGCGGAGCTCCACCACGGCTGCTCCGACGCTTCTTCTTCTCGCCCTTCGGCGCGTTTCTGTCGAGCcgcatcttattattattattactactactactactactattattattattattattattattattattattattattattattattattattattttatcatccTGCTTCAACCAGAAAAGCATAAAGAAACATGTAATAATTATCACATGCATTAATTAAATTTGCATAATATAGTACTTTAATTTTGATcgactataaaaaaaaatattttctgacatgttcagtTCATCTTCCAAAGTCGATGGAATCTAATCGGATGAAATCGATGCTCTTCGATCTGATTTAAAATTATCGTCTCCACTCTCTACTATTAAATTGTCTCCAATTACTTGTGTAATTGGTTTGATTCTAATACATCAAATTTAATATCATCATCCCACTTGATATGATGATAATTGTACCATTGGCCTTATGCAGCATCAACAATACAAAATACTTAAGCTATTTGAGTTAATAGTTACACAATTAATTCACATTTTCTCTCCAGATGGAACTAAAATCACCAAATATTTATAGTGCACATAAGGTTCAGTCCAATGGTGAGTTCATATTATGATAGGTTGAACTGTTTCAGATGAGAGAGAAGGATGTGAATATGTATTAGCTGTGAAGCAATCAATCAATGACATCTTTAAGAGCCTTcaggaacagcagcagcagcatatgGGTGCTGTGAGCAGAGTTCAATACCACCAACTCATCATGCTGGAGGACCACACAACTAGGATACAGATCGAATACCATGCCATGGAGCACCTTTGATGGGTGGCCAGCAAAGAGGTGGGGAGCTCAGGAACATGTTCTTGTGCTTGACAAGCTTTGCTGTGGCAAAATTAGATGCTCACATGCCACATTTTGATGCAACACTGTGATAAGATGCCACTAAAGTGCAGCAACAATCCTTTAGCCAAAATTTCTAATCCCTCCTGATTGTTTGCAGTAAGAAGACAATTAATGCACAGAATTCATGACATAGTTAACCCTAAGTCATCCTTTTCTTTGGGAATCAAGATCTGGGGATGGCATAGAATTTTCAATTTTCCTTGAGAACAAAAACAAATTAGGTGTATAGTACAATTGTCAGATCCAGGGCATTCAATCTTGATTCTCTTTCTTATATTTTATGAATTAACTTGGGACAAAACTTCACATGTAGATTGTATAAAAATACTCTtacattttctctctctctctctctctctctctctctctctctctcacacacacacacacacacacacacaactcagtCTAGTTTAAAATTGAACAGACATATATATACTCATACAAAGTAATTTGTCAATAGACATCTCAACATCACCTCTTACTAGTGAACAAATCTATCATCAAAATATCCAACATCATCTTCTGCTCAATGGAAACAAATAATTTGAGAGACATAATGCCAAATTCAGGTTTCATGGAAATAGatacatatgtatacacacatatatatatatacaagcacAAGAGCCTTCAGCAATTACAGAACAATTTAGAAATGAGATAAAACTCTAAAGTTATGGAATGTATTTGCACTCCTTAATGTGTTTCTGCAGACAAGTATTTCCTGTTTAAGCTGATGGTGGTGGCACTCTCCAGGTTACCTTAGTTTTAAGGAACTAATGATTCTGAAGATGAAACATCATGAGTCACTAAATTTTCATCTCTTAGCTAATGGTGGGAACAAGATTCTCTGTCCGAGTCACTAAATTCTTTTAGATGATCTTTGCTTTTGATTAACATCAAAAGAGGGCATATACTGTTGACTTGTCCACAATCTTTGTCCAGTAACAAATGAAAGAACCCTCCATCACACAAAGAAGACAAAAGGCATATCAGACTTCTCTTATGAGAAACAAATGATGGTGGTAGAATACTGATCTGTTCCACTTGGATACCAATGATGTGCAAGAGGTTctctatatttatttatacagCTTCCTCCTAACCATATATGTAAGTAATCATACAGATGAGAGCATGATTACAGGGCAGATCTGTGACATAATTTGCCCATGATTATGGTTTATTATATACACCTTCCATGCAGCTCACAGATAGCTATATACAGCTAGCTAAGGTACTTCACATAATTAAACTATTTAAATTTGCAATGAGATGGTCAAAAAGATCAATAACTATGAGCTCTAACCAGTTCTTGGTGAGGTTCCAATTCTTTCCTCTTCAGTCCCAATCTTAATCCTGTAAGGCACTCTAATGAACATTTAAGAGTGTGCAAAAGAGCTATGGCTGTAGGATGTGTCCAAGTTTCTACTAGTTGAAGACAAGCAGATGAGAGAAACTTCTTTTGTGGCATATTTATGATTCTTGTTTAACCAAATGATGATGAAGTTTTCGTTTCTCTGCTTTTGCTGTCTTGCTCTCAACATGCAGATATGAGATTTAAGCATCCAGAAACTAATCTTTTGTACATGAACTACATACACTATGAGGTAAGCTAGCTAATTCAACAGTTActgtaatcctctaaagtgttaacCTAAGGAGACTGTCTGCATCCAAAGATGGTGAAAAAGAAAGCAATTATGAATTGCAAAGCCAGTAAACCACACACTTAagcaaggtatttgttcttgtgcTGTAAAGTTCAAACAAATCAACAACAGAACATACAGAATAAACACACAACTAGAGATGTATAGCAGAAGATGATGGATAATGCACAAGGAAAATTGAGCACTGTTGTATCCAAATATTTAATGACTAAATAACCATGGATTTGTCCTCTTCCATCATCGACGAGAAAGCAGTCATAGTAGCAAATGCAAATTATACTGGACATACCCTCCTCGATTGCTTTTCATCGACCAATCCTTTTTCCCCAAAATGGAAGGCAATTAGCTACAATTATCTCGATTTTATTCACACAGCAGATAAAGATGGCATCTTTCCAACAAAGAACAAAGAGTGGAACCCCTAACCTTCATCCTCGCGACTTCTCGCATTGCCGCCGCAGCCTGAATGTGTGCTCTGGTGGTGGTGATTGACCTTGGCCAAGCCCCGGAAGCCACTGCCTCTGGTGGACTCTGCCGCCTTGGTTCTGGTGTCCACATAGGTGGCCGACCCCATCTCCATCTGTGCCACCCTCACAGCCCCCAGCAGCCGTTCGGGCAACTCCTCTTCCGCCTGCGCCTCCACCAGGAACCCCATGTCGATCGTCACCGCCGTCACGTAGCCCAGGGCGAGGCGAAGGATCGCCTTGGCGATGGACGAGCTCTCGATGTCGACGTCGATCTCCAGGTAGTTCTCCCCACGGTGGTAGTTGCAGGTGAGCGCCTTCCCCAGGAGGCAGGCGGCATAGTTTCCAACGGCGGTCTTCACGATCCACGGGCCCTTCACGATCCGGTTCACGATCTTGAACCGGGCGTTCCGGAACTCGTCATCGCCATGGACGAAGCGGTAGAACAGGGAACCGGGCGGGATCGTGTCCTCGGCTGCGAAGTAGAAGACAGCGGAGTGGCATTCGCGGCCGCCGGGGACCTGGAGGTTGACGGCGAACAGGAAAGTCTTCTGGGCGCGGCCGAGGGCTCGGGCGCGGCGGAGGGCGGCAGCGACGCGGTTGTCCGATCGGCCAAGGACGTTGTCGAGGCGCGAGGGGGAGCGGAGCCAATCGACGCCGGCAGGATTGAGCAGCCAGTCTCCAGATGGGGCCTTCTGGCGGTGGGAGAAATACTGGCGGCCGCGGAGGGCGAAGAGATCGCCGGGAGGCGACGCCCATCCGTTGGATCCAGTGTGGAGGTCCACGCGGCGGAGGGATCCGCTGTCGATGACCTCCTGGCGCCAATCGTAGGGCTTCTTTCCGTCCGCTGGGGAGCCAGCGGCGCCCGAGTTCGTCGGCTTCGGGCACATCTCCGGCGATGGCGACTCTTCCTAGGAGACCTCCTCCCTCGCCTGCGTGTATCGCATCGGGTGGTGGAATCGCTATATATCAGCTAATGCTTACATTTTATGCCATCCGCTAACCATCTATTGACGGAACTGCCACCCACTGCTTCCGAACCACAATTATTATTCTCACATTAATTTGACAGCTCGCATGACTTTTCCTATGAGAGACATGCACATAATAAGCAGCAGTAGCAGTCGCATGCCAAACGGCGCTTACATGGACCAGACATCAGCATCAGGACGTTCCCGTCGTATCACCTCCGACTCGAGCATTTTTCCCGCACGTGTGAGATAACGACGGAGCCTGAGAGCGCCGTCGCGTGGCAAATCACGGCCAGGGAGCGGAGCGGAGGGCAGTCGTCGGCATTCGAGTTAATGGAGCGCAGGGTCGCATGTGGGAATTAAAGCAAGCACTTGGTCGGCGTCCGCAGGGCACCCGATCCCACACATCTCGGCTGCAAATCCCGGCGTCTCCCACCACCGACCGTGTCGTACGTTACACACGGCAGCGGGCATTAAAGTTGTGGGAGCGACTGATTAGGAAACTTAATGTCGAGGAGGGAGGAGGACAATGATTTAGCAGCGATGACAACTGTGTCTGAGCTCCTCTGGTGCGGCAGCGGCGTATCTGCCGCTGTGCATCACGTTCACGATGGAGAATCCTGCAGTTGGATCCATCCAACTCAAAGGAATAGGAAGCTCGGTGTCGCCTTCTGCGCTGCGCACAGCTCCGCATGTTTGACCccaagagaaaggaaaagaagcATCGGAGGGAAAGCAAGGAGGCGGTGGGAGTCGGTGGATTCCAAGTAGGATTGACGAGGCGATTCGAGTGTCATCAACGTGTCCTTTTGACTTGGAACGATTAGATACGAGGCATTACGTTAGATACCCGATCTTTCCACCCacgacaaaagatttaaataagaTGCATTACGTTAGATACGCGAGTAAACATAGGCTTTAGGCCCATCCGAAAAGCCTGATGGATCATGTTAATTGGATCTTAATTGGGCCAAGCCATGAAGTATAGTAGCATGGAAACCCTATCAGCACCGAGGCCACTCCCCATCGCTAAGAAGAATGCATGGTGACCCGAGAGGTAGTGGAACCTGGAAAGAGGCTCGTGGCCGAAGGGACAGAAAGCTAAAAAGATGACCTTGATGATTGTCAACCATGAAGCTGAGCTTTAGATATATCTATGGAGCGCCCACCATGTGATGACACTCCCTCCCGTCTCATGCTTTTTCTCAGTACTGATGTGTTGCAGTATAATGattacaacaataataataataataatcttcagGAGAAGCATTGCAGGGAAGATGAGGAGAAGAGTGGACAAGGAAATCTAGCTAGCGGACATCACCCCTTGTTCGTTCGGCAGCAGAAGGAATAGATTCTGTCCACAGCATTGAGGGCATACTTCTACTTCACTGTACTGGTATATTCTTGAGCTGTCCTGATCCATGGAGGTTGCATCATGTTGCACTTTGGTCATGTGGGCTTGTCTACAGGAATCTCTTCCTTTCCGTGTGTCATCGTTGGCCATGATGGTCAGGGAAAAGTTGACGTCCCATCTTTGTCCACGATCTCCAACCTGGAGAAGTCTTATCACCATGTTCTAACCTAGACGGATGCTTTCGATGAAGCCAGCGACTCGTTCACAGAGATCCCACGAATCGGACTGCCTTCTTCCTCTAAATGCGACAATGGGAGTCGATGAGGCCGGTGACAAACAACCACAGATGAGGAACAGGTCTTGAATCGCTAGATTACCGGGAGAAGAACATCGTCTGACATTCATGATGTCGAGGAGAATTTTTCTTCGTCTTACACAAAGATcacaaaaaagaaatcaaatcTAAATGAGAAGCGAAGGAGAACAAGAGAAGGAATCACGGAAGATTACAATTCGGATCAAACTACACGAATTCTCTTCGtgggagggagagggaggaagacGGAGGCGAGATCGCGGGGTACGGGGAAGAATTCTCTGGGAGGAGGAGACTCCGGCGACGTCCTCTTCGCTGTCCTCGGCTTTCTCGGGGCCGGCGGGCAGACGAGGACGGGCTCCTCCGACCTTGGTGTCACGCACTCTTCGTGCTCAGCATCCACCGCCGTCATCTCCAGCGGTGGAAGCTGAGGCAATTCGCCTACGACGGCCACCTCGGACCCCATGGAAGCAGAGGACGGAGGAAGCGAAGGCCACGAGGAGGCGGACAGAGAGAGCAGCTTACGGGGTGAGATAAAAAGGCAGAAGAACAAAGGCGTGGCATGTCTGCGGGTTGGGCATAACATAGCAAGAAACCAAGGGAGACAGACGTCATTTCGATTCAGGAAAAAAACAAGCATTAAAAGAAACTATTTGCAGCATGTAATTCATCTCCTGTGACAGTATGATGGATTAAGATAGATCTGTGCTATCGCCAAAGGGTGGACGTAAGGGGGAGTTCATGGCCATGTTCCAACAAAAGAATGTGGGTGGCAGCTTCGGAAAGCATGGTACATACGTCGGTACACCCTTAGTGCCCACCTGGAAAACAAAGACACATGAACTCTCGGCCACCTTTGAGCATCAAACAGGGGAGGAAGGGGCCATGGCAGCTCGATCGGTCGGTCGGCCAGCCATGAAATGGTACGTCTTGCGGTGATCGATCCATCGGATCTGTGTGCGTAAACACGAGATCTAACAATCTGTCGAAGATTTGGAACAATATCATGTGGTAGAAATGATAGGAATTCATGGGAGGAGGACAGTGCAAGAAAGGAAGTATATGGACAAGAAAGAGAAGTGCAGCAGTACTTGTGGATATCTTCAGTTTATTTCCAAGTGAAAGGCAATGATCAATACAGCCAACAACTTGGGGACATCTCTGGGGATGTGTGCACAACATGAAGTCAGCTCAGGTATGTGCcctgccacctctctctctctctctctctctctctctctcccc includes:
- the LOC103983957 gene encoding WAT1-related protein At2g37460; the protein is MCPKPTNSGAAGSPADGKKPYDWRQEVIDSGSLRRVDLHTGSNGWASPPGDLFALRGRQYFSHRQKAPSGDWLLNPAGVDWLRSPSRLDNVLGRSDNRVAAALRRARALGRAQKTFLFAVNLQVPGGRECHSAVFYFAAEDTIPPGSLFYRFVHGDDEFRNARFKIVNRIVKGPWIVKTAVGNYAACLLGKALTCNYHRGENYLEIDVDIESSSIAKAILRLALGYVTAVTIDMGFLVEAQAEEELPERLLGAVRVAQMEMGSATYVDTRTKAAESTRGSGFRGLAKVNHHHQSTHSGCGGNARSREDEETRRRARRRSVGAAVVELRQKMEAAAPYLVMTMTQFCLAGFLVILRSVLAPSAGVSATVLVAYQQLLSALVLSLLALLFDRRQGPKPTPKILAWSAVIGLLQIPLGELMFTTSLRYVTATFQSVAMNTIPVVVFVLATATGRERFRFCSLGGQWKLWGTLASATGATIVVLLSDRDSAGLTAGDGGRLVGIVMVGVSVLAEATANLLVERVALQYHADLKLSAMITVFGTLQVAVVAGTMERDLSAWRIKWSGSLELLAIVYGGILVNGVSYFARNWCIHKKGPVFGSAFSPLLVVFSFLLQIILIGVSEELASIVGSVLVILGLYLLLWAKAKDDMVEQSHPVQASTAEPLLPTES